From one Rhizobium lentis genomic stretch:
- a CDS encoding GNAT family N-acetyltransferase: MPEFELTASPSPEELAAITDALAAFNTGDVGPSDRRSLAVLIRDTDGQVTGGLSGFTAWGWLFIQMRYLPEALRGTGVSGKILAKAEEEARARGCRGAWIDTFSPQALHAYRRQGYEVFGELEDFPQGRIRSFLRKSL, encoded by the coding sequence ATGCCGGAATTCGAGCTTACTGCCTCGCCTTCGCCGGAGGAACTCGCGGCGATCACCGACGCGCTCGCGGCCTTCAACACCGGCGATGTCGGCCCCTCGGATCGCCGGTCGCTCGCCGTCCTCATCCGCGACACCGACGGTCAGGTGACCGGCGGCCTCTCGGGCTTTACTGCCTGGGGCTGGCTCTTCATCCAGATGCGCTATCTTCCCGAGGCGCTACGCGGCACGGGTGTGTCAGGCAAGATCCTGGCAAAGGCGGAGGAAGAAGCCAGGGCCCGAGGTTGCCGTGGCGCCTGGATTGATACGTTCAGCCCACAAGCCCTCCACGCCTATCGGCGGCAGGGTTACGAAGTCTTCGGTGAACTCGAGGATTTCCCGCAAGGCCGCATTCGCAGCTTCCTACGGAAAAGTCTCTAA
- a CDS encoding GNAT family N-acetyltransferase — MLPNAQGVFETHQSVHPVSVIMYKHDLVYLTEDASHDAAIEHINEEAFGPGRFARAAARIREQGPHDLSLSFICADDGETIASVRMTPVLAGAVKGHLLGPLAVRPSHKNIGIGRELVRIAVEAARRKGSEAVILVGDPPYYGPLGFEKVAYNALSFPGPVDPGRVLVVPIAAGVHERLKGTIAWRDIY, encoded by the coding sequence ATGCTCCCGAACGCCCAGGGCGTGTTCGAGACCCATCAATCTGTCCATCCGGTTTCTGTCATCATGTACAAGCACGATCTCGTCTACCTCACTGAAGACGCGTCTCATGACGCCGCCATTGAACACATCAACGAAGAAGCCTTCGGTCCGGGCCGCTTCGCGCGGGCGGCTGCACGCATCCGTGAGCAGGGGCCGCATGACCTGTCGCTCTCCTTCATCTGCGCTGACGACGGCGAGACCATCGCCTCCGTGCGTATGACGCCGGTGCTGGCCGGGGCTGTGAAGGGGCATCTTCTCGGTCCGCTTGCCGTCCGCCCCTCGCATAAAAACATCGGCATCGGCCGGGAACTGGTGCGGATCGCGGTGGAAGCTGCGCGGCGCAAAGGCTCGGAAGCCGTCATCCTTGTCGGCGATCCGCCCTATTACGGTCCGCTCGGCTTCGAAAAGGTCGCCTACAACGCGCTTTCCTTTCCAGGTCCGGTCGATCCCGGCCGCGTACTCGTCGTTCCCATCGCTGCCGGCGTGCACGAGCGGCTGAAGGGCACGATTGCATGGCGCGATATCTATTAG
- a CDS encoding glutathione S-transferase family protein, with protein MGMLVDGVWHDVWYDTKESKGQFKRQPSQFRNWVTSDGEAGPSGSGGFRAEAGRYHLYVSLACPWAHRTLIFRKLKKLEDLISVSVVDPLMLENGWEFKVGNGATGDQLFGASTLWQIYVKADPHYSGRVTVPVLWDKKTGTIVSNESAEIIRMFNSAFDGLTGSKTDFYPEELRAEIDALNATVYDTVNNGVYKAGFATTQEAYEENVGKLFETLDILDERLGKGRYLFGDRLTEADWRLFTTLVRFDPVYVGHFKCNIRRIVDYRNLPGYLRDLYQTAGVAATVNLSHIKQHYYRSHKTINPTGIVPVGPALDLDSPHGRARLNAA; from the coding sequence ATGGGAATGCTGGTGGACGGCGTCTGGCATGACGTCTGGTACGACACGAAGGAGAGCAAGGGCCAATTCAAACGGCAGCCCTCGCAGTTCCGCAACTGGGTGACATCGGATGGTGAGGCCGGCCCTTCCGGCAGCGGCGGCTTCAGGGCCGAGGCCGGGCGTTATCATCTCTACGTCTCGCTCGCCTGCCCCTGGGCGCATCGCACCCTGATCTTCCGCAAGCTGAAGAAGCTGGAGGATCTGATTTCGGTCTCCGTCGTCGATCCGCTGATGCTCGAAAACGGCTGGGAGTTCAAGGTCGGTAACGGCGCCACCGGCGATCAGCTCTTCGGCGCCTCCACCCTCTGGCAGATTTACGTTAAGGCCGATCCGCACTATTCCGGCCGCGTCACCGTTCCTGTCCTCTGGGACAAGAAGACCGGCACGATCGTCAGCAATGAATCGGCCGAGATCATCCGCATGTTCAACAGCGCCTTCGACGGGCTGACCGGCTCGAAGACCGATTTTTACCCGGAGGAGCTTCGCGCCGAAATCGACGCGCTGAACGCCACCGTCTACGACACCGTCAACAACGGCGTCTACAAGGCGGGCTTCGCCACCACTCAGGAGGCTTATGAGGAAAACGTCGGCAAGCTGTTCGAAACGCTCGACATTCTCGATGAACGCCTGGGCAAGGGCCGTTACCTCTTCGGCGACAGGTTGACCGAGGCCGACTGGCGCCTGTTCACCACACTGGTGCGCTTCGACCCTGTTTATGTCGGCCACTTCAAGTGCAACATCCGCCGCATCGTCGATTACCGCAACCTGCCCGGTTATCTCAGGGATCTCTACCAGACGGCAGGTGTTGCCGCGACGGTAAACCTCAGCCACATCAAGCAGCACTATTACCGCAGCCACAAGACGATCAACCCGACCGGCATCGTCCCGGTCGGCCCGGCCCTCGATCTCGACAGTCCGCATGGCCGTGCCAGGCTGAATGCCGCCTGA
- a CDS encoding NUDIX domain-containing protein, with protein sequence MKSRNGTKVDKEKRPPHIRLALRLLHVYFSFARGMTMGVRAACFDADGRIFLVRHSYVGGWHMPGGGLERNETAEEALVKELREEGNLRIIGKPQLVQVYFNTTTTRRDHVVFYRATVEQTAPRPPDWEISDSGFFSLDSLPAGTTEATYRRLAELRGEQEPDHRW encoded by the coding sequence ATGAAGAGCCGAAACGGAACGAAGGTGGATAAAGAAAAGCGGCCCCCTCACATCAGGCTGGCCTTGCGCCTCCTGCATGTCTATTTCTCCTTCGCGCGCGGCATGACCATGGGCGTCAGGGCTGCCTGCTTCGATGCGGACGGCCGGATCTTTCTCGTGCGCCATAGCTATGTCGGCGGCTGGCATATGCCGGGCGGCGGGCTGGAGCGCAACGAGACCGCCGAAGAAGCGCTGGTCAAGGAGCTGCGCGAGGAAGGGAACCTCAGAATCATCGGCAAGCCGCAGCTGGTCCAGGTCTATTTCAACACCACCACCACCCGGCGCGACCATGTGGTGTTTTATCGGGCGACCGTCGAGCAAACGGCGCCGCGGCCACCGGATTGGGAGATATCCGACAGCGGTTTCTTTTCGCTCGACAGCCTGCCCGCAGGCACGACCGAGGCGACGTATCGCCGCCTGGCGGAACTTCGCGGCGAGCAGGAACCCGACCACCGCTGGTGA
- a CDS encoding metallophosphoesterase family protein: MFKLAHISDVHLGPLPRLSIQELFSKRITGFVNWHRNRRKHLFGSTLDLLLEDIRAHQADHLAVTGDLVNLASGIEIRAAAAWLRALGDPADTSVVPGNHDAYVPGAYEKSMRAWYDYVRGDLASPQWQEDRHIFPYLRVRGKVAIVGCSTAVATPPFAASGFFSARQARDTVNMLRAAGEAGLFRVVMIHHPPIRGATTFYKRMIGIRRFAAVISTGGAELVLHGHTHLNTLHWLRGQVQPVPVVGIASASQGPGSVKPPAAYNLFTIDGSPGAWELSGERFSLNRAGDAVMPESVDIFAP; encoded by the coding sequence ATGTTCAAGCTCGCGCATATTTCCGACGTCCACCTCGGACCACTGCCCCGTCTTTCTATTCAAGAGCTGTTTTCGAAACGCATAACCGGCTTTGTGAACTGGCATCGAAATCGACGCAAGCACCTTTTTGGCAGCACGCTGGATCTGCTGCTCGAGGATATCCGCGCGCATCAGGCCGATCATCTGGCCGTCACCGGCGATCTCGTCAACCTGGCGAGTGGCATTGAAATCCGGGCGGCGGCCGCCTGGCTGCGCGCGCTCGGCGATCCCGCAGACACCTCTGTCGTTCCAGGCAATCACGACGCCTATGTGCCAGGTGCCTACGAGAAGTCGATGCGCGCCTGGTACGATTATGTCCGCGGCGACCTCGCCTCGCCGCAATGGCAGGAAGACCGTCACATCTTTCCCTATCTGCGCGTCCGCGGCAAGGTCGCGATCGTCGGCTGTTCGACGGCCGTCGCCACGCCCCCCTTCGCCGCCTCCGGTTTTTTCAGCGCACGCCAGGCCCGCGACACGGTGAACATGCTGCGCGCGGCCGGCGAGGCCGGCCTCTTCCGCGTCGTGATGATCCATCATCCGCCGATCCGCGGCGCCACCACCTTCTACAAACGCATGATCGGCATCCGCCGTTTCGCGGCCGTGATTTCGACCGGCGGCGCCGAACTCGTGCTGCACGGCCACACGCATCTGAACACACTGCACTGGCTGCGCGGCCAGGTGCAGCCAGTGCCGGTCGTCGGCATCGCATCGGCCTCTCAGGGACCGGGCAGCGTCAAGCCGCCAGCCGCCTACAACCTGTTCACCATCGATGGCTCTCCGGGCGCCTGGGAACTCAGCGGCGAACGCTTCAGCCTGAACCGGGCCGGCGACGCCGTCATGCCGGAAAGCGTCGATATTTTCGCACCTTAG
- a CDS encoding tetratricopeptide repeat protein codes for MTSPLHRLCRTTLAAGFALGIATAAFAAGDSNDDTNPPPKTETTRTCTGGKVWDKAKKECVTPKKNSFNDDDLYKFAREFAYAGQYENAIAVLNLASNQNDPRFLNYLGYANRKAGRMELGMSYYRKALQADENYILARSYMGMALVEQGDIQGARVQLVEIRDRGGEGTWAYRSLLQSLNGYRTY; via the coding sequence ATGACTTCCCCCCTCCATCGCCTGTGCAGAACCACCCTTGCCGCCGGCTTTGCCCTCGGCATTGCGACCGCCGCCTTCGCGGCTGGAGACAGCAACGATGATACCAACCCGCCGCCGAAGACCGAGACGACCAGGACCTGTACCGGCGGCAAGGTTTGGGACAAAGCCAAGAAAGAATGCGTCACCCCGAAGAAGAACAGCTTCAACGACGACGATCTCTATAAGTTCGCCCGCGAATTCGCCTATGCCGGCCAGTATGAGAACGCCATCGCCGTGCTCAATCTCGCCAGCAACCAGAACGATCCGCGCTTCCTGAACTATCTCGGCTACGCCAACCGCAAGGCCGGCCGCATGGAGCTCGGCATGTCCTACTACCGCAAGGCGCTGCAGGCGGATGAAAATTACATCCTCGCCCGCTCCTATATGGGCATGGCGCTGGTGGAACAGGGAGATATCCAAGGCGCTCGCGTCCAGCTCGTCGAAATCCGCGACCGCGGCGGCGAAGGCACCTGGGCCTATCGCTCCCTGCTGCAGAGCCTGAACGGTTACAGGACATATTGA
- a CDS encoding RNA polymerase sigma factor, whose product MRQPATTIDLRRDLVGLLPRLRRFAITLAREAAVADELVQAVCLRAIAKGHQWSGEGRLESWIYTLARQQWADDSRKRKPKASARGNVTDIREAARDRSASVDPDAIHRMISEMPDGVSSVFLLVDVEGHSYQQAADIMGISVASVVSQLAAARLHFAGLAGTHPIHRY is encoded by the coding sequence ATGCGTCAGCCCGCAACGACCATCGACCTCCGGCGTGATCTCGTCGGCCTCTTGCCCCGCCTTCGCCGCTTCGCGATCACGCTCGCGCGTGAGGCTGCCGTTGCCGATGAACTCGTCCAGGCCGTTTGTCTGCGCGCCATTGCCAAGGGGCATCAGTGGAGCGGCGAAGGCCGGCTGGAAAGCTGGATTTACACGCTTGCCCGCCAGCAATGGGCCGACGACAGCCGCAAGCGCAAGCCAAAGGCGTCCGCCCGCGGCAACGTCACCGATATCAGAGAGGCTGCGCGCGATCGCTCGGCCTCGGTCGATCCAGACGCGATCCACCGCATGATCTCCGAGATGCCGGACGGCGTTTCCAGCGTCTTCCTGCTCGTCGACGTCGAAGGCCACAGCTACCAACAGGCGGCCGATATCATGGGCATTTCCGTGGCAAGCGTCGTGTCCCAGCTTGCCGCCGCAAGGCTGCATTTCGCCGGACTTGCCGGCACCCACCCCATCCACAGGTACTGA
- a CDS encoding anti-sigma factor family protein translates to MLDLRKLPLEVQLTALLDGEVSPEQRHELEQRLASDENARRLHEKLRHGAEFGRRRLDDVLKEPVPLALVRSIKSTQPPKTPIAQRATRPPVKLAPSGPQALAAALILFVVGCGIGYFVGISPDADEIATTTATAPANTNDWLGDVTAYQRLLIRQPRHLVEVPASQAEEISSWLTTAIGVPFRVPDLSAESWTFQGARVILGDNRPVGQLVYSNTDGDIISICFRKDAQLPETDDFKETIRDEIGLVTWHNAGTSYVLAGPSAEAALGQLAMKIATAI, encoded by the coding sequence TTGCTCGATCTCAGGAAATTGCCGCTCGAAGTCCAGCTCACCGCCCTCCTCGACGGCGAAGTCTCGCCCGAACAGCGACACGAACTGGAGCAGCGCCTGGCAAGCGATGAGAACGCGCGCCGGCTGCATGAAAAGCTCCGCCATGGCGCCGAATTCGGCCGCCGCCGCCTCGACGATGTGCTGAAAGAACCGGTGCCGCTTGCCCTGGTCCGCTCGATCAAGAGCACGCAGCCGCCGAAGACGCCGATCGCGCAGCGCGCCACCCGTCCGCCGGTGAAGCTGGCGCCGAGTGGCCCGCAGGCGCTGGCCGCCGCGCTCATCCTCTTCGTCGTCGGCTGCGGCATCGGCTATTTCGTCGGCATCAGTCCGGATGCCGACGAGATCGCCACCACAACCGCCACGGCGCCCGCCAATACCAACGACTGGCTCGGCGACGTCACCGCCTATCAGCGCCTGCTGATCCGCCAGCCCCGTCACCTCGTCGAAGTGCCGGCCTCGCAGGCCGAGGAAATTTCCAGCTGGCTGACGACCGCGATCGGCGTGCCCTTCCGCGTACCCGATCTCAGCGCCGAATCCTGGACCTTCCAGGGCGCCCGCGTCATTCTCGGCGACAACCGCCCTGTCGGCCAGCTCGTCTATTCCAACACCGACGGCGACATCATCTCCATCTGCTTCCGCAAGGATGCCCAGCTGCCTGAGACCGACGACTTCAAGGAAACGATCAGGGACGAGATCGGGCTGGTGACCTGGCACAATGCCGGCACATCCTATGTGCTTGCCGGCCCGTCCGCCGAAGCCGCCCTCGGCCAACTCGCCATGAAGATCGCGACCGCGATTTGA